A region from the Neurospora crassa OR74A linkage group V, whole genome shotgun sequence genome encodes:
- a CDS encoding mitochondrial large ribosomal subunit YmL35, giving the protein MSTCQQVARPLVRCLRQTGPGAATCSTRSVAVAAVRPFSSTPMRKEEGATTTTTTSPVDSTTTPPPLPSATEAKATVADTVVGGPELGSRRRRAALATTGNLPFEQLPYQCFQDARKILQQDRAAKIAQIVKETEKIKLIEARDASEFEGGEAAKQTRIKSLRKYIEELKILADINDPEVKRRFEDGRGDMTKPVYRFMAERRWRSMDYKIIAQRISQFHVVPDLLPAFDPTMDVKLSFRGYQVSPGAILDSRVTEVAPTLRMQVFDKGERLLTVVVIDSDVPDVTHDNFKRRCHFLAANIPWDPSKTVLSLRSVGDRVEGDVGKPWLPPFAQKGSPYHRLNVFVLEQKPGAKIDGEALKKHLENRENFSLKGFREKFDLEPVGFNLFRSEWDEGTAEVMERHGIPGAEVEFKRQKFASLKPPRKARGWEAKRQKPKYKSLWKYVKRIA; this is encoded by the exons ATGTCGACGTGTCAGCAGGTCGCGCGGCCACTCGTCCGCTGTCTCCGGCAAACCGGCCCCGGCGCTGCGACATGTTCGACCCGGTCCGTCGCCGTTGCCGCCGTTAGGCCCTTCTCCTCGACCCCGATGCGCAAAGAGGAgggcgccaccaccaccaccaccacctctccTGTCGACtccaccacaacaccaccaccccttcCTTCGGCAACCGAGGCTAAGGCGACAGTAGCAGACACAGTAGTCGGAGGTCCAGAGCTTGGGTCGCGAAGGAGAAGGGCCGCCCTGGCCACCACCGGCAACCTCCCCTTCGAGCAGCTGCCGTACCAGTGTTTCCAGGATGCGCGCAAGATCCTGCAGCAGGACCGCGCGGCCAAAATCGCCCAGATTGTCAAGGAGACGGAGAAGATCAAGCTGATCGAGGCGCGGGATGCCAGCGAGTTCGAGGGCGGCGAGGCCGCCAAGCAGACACGGATCAAGAGCTTGAGGAAGTATATTGAGGAGCTCAAGATTCTGGCCGACATCAACGACCCCGAAGTGAAGAGGCGTTTCGAGGATGGCAGAG GTGACATGACCAAGCCCGTCTACCGTTTCATGGCCGAGCGCCGCTGGCGTTCCATGGACTACAAAATCATTGCGCAGCGTATCTCGCAGTTCCACGTCGTTCCCGACCTTCTGCCCGCCTTCGACCCGACCATGGACGTCAAGCTTTCCTTCCGTGGCTACCAGGTTTCCCCGGGAGCCATCCTCGACTCGCGCGTGACCGAGGTTGCACCCACACTTCGCATGCAAGTCTTCGACAAGGGCGAGCGCCTCCTCactgtcgtcgtcatcgactCGGACGTTCCCGACGTCACGCACGACAACTTCAAGCGTCGCTGCCACTTCCTGGCGGCCAACATCCCATGGGACCCGTCGAAGACGGTTCTCTCCCTGCGCAGCGTCGGCGACCGCGTCGAGGGCGACGTCGGCAAGCCCTGGCTTCCCCCCTTCGCGCAAAAGGGTTCGCCCTACCACCGCCTCAACGTCTTCGTGCTTGAGCAAAAGCCCGGTGCCAAGATCGACGGCGAGGCCCTGAAAAAGCATTTGGAGAACCGCGAGAATTTCTCGCTCAAGGGCTTCCGCGAAAAATTCGACCTCGAGCCTGTCGGCTTCAACCTGTTCCGCTCCGAGTGGGACGAGGGCACGGCCGAGGTCATGGAGAGGCACGGCATTCCCGGCGCTGAGGTTGAATTCAAGCGCCAGAAGTTTGCTTCGCTCAAGCCGCCCCGCAAGGCCAGGGGTTGGGAAGCCAAGAGGCAGAAGCCCAAGTACAAGAGCTTGTGGAAGTACGTCAAGCGCATTGCGTAA